In a single window of the Caulobacter soli genome:
- a CDS encoding pyridoxamine 5'-phosphate oxidase family protein, whose protein sequence is MSIDPNDKAAVEKRLWKEVEHTRFGMLGLMDSQQHFQPMTAFAEPESGQIWFFTKDDTDLAKSASGGADAMFIIQAKDQDFQACIGGVLSTARDTARIDKYWNPMVAAWFPDGKDDPTLTLLRLDAKDAELWISKGAISFVWEVAKANLTDSPPDMGDKAHVRLG, encoded by the coding sequence ATGAGCATCGATCCCAACGACAAGGCCGCCGTCGAGAAGCGCCTCTGGAAAGAGGTGGAGCACACGCGGTTCGGCATGCTGGGCCTGATGGACAGCCAGCAGCACTTCCAGCCGATGACCGCCTTCGCCGAGCCGGAAAGCGGCCAGATCTGGTTCTTCACCAAGGACGACACCGACCTGGCCAAGAGCGCCAGCGGCGGGGCCGACGCGATGTTCATCATCCAGGCCAAGGACCAGGACTTCCAGGCCTGCATCGGCGGCGTGCTGTCGACCGCCCGGGACACCGCCCGTATCGACAAGTACTGGAATCCGATGGTCGCGGCCTGGTTTCCGGACGGCAAGGACGACCCCACCCTGACCTTGCTGCGGCTGGACGCCAAGGACGCCGAGCTGTGGATTTCCAAGGGCGCCATCAGCTTTGTCTGGGAGGTGGCCAAGGCCAACCTGACCGACAGCCCGCCCGACATGGGCGACAAGGCGCACGTGCGGTTGGGCTAG
- a CDS encoding acyl-CoA dehydrogenase family protein has translation MAVLTEEQTMLRDAAKGWTQDSAPVGALRKLRDGGSRQSFDPATWSEMGAMGWAGVIVPEDFDGSAFGYLGLGLILEETGRNLVASPLLSTALIAASALVLGGSDAQKTAWLPKIAAGEAVATLAVDEGSHHAPLNVALEGGQGGSGFVLNGTKTFVLDGDTADLLIVAARTSGAPGDSDGITLFLVPGDAKGVTRTHLALVDSRGAARITFEGVEVGPDAVLGEVGKGWTILEPVLDRAYAGLAAEMLGSATAAFEITLDYIKTRTQFGQVIGTFQALQHRAAKLFTDLETTRSCVEAALEAADAGGDTRLLASLAKTKASEVLHLASNEMVQMHGGIGMTDAHDAGLYMKRARVAEALFGSASFHRDRYAKLSGF, from the coding sequence ATGGCCGTCCTGACCGAAGAACAGACCATGCTGCGCGACGCCGCCAAGGGCTGGACGCAAGACAGCGCCCCGGTCGGCGCCCTGCGCAAGCTGCGCGACGGCGGCTCCAGGCAGAGCTTCGATCCGGCGACCTGGAGCGAGATGGGCGCCATGGGCTGGGCCGGCGTGATCGTGCCCGAGGACTTCGACGGCTCGGCCTTCGGTTATCTGGGGCTGGGGCTGATCCTGGAGGAGACCGGCCGCAACCTGGTGGCCTCTCCCCTGCTCTCCACCGCCCTGATCGCCGCCTCGGCCCTGGTGCTGGGCGGTTCGGACGCCCAGAAGACCGCGTGGCTGCCGAAGATCGCGGCTGGCGAGGCGGTCGCGACCTTGGCAGTCGACGAAGGTTCGCACCACGCGCCGCTGAACGTCGCGCTGGAAGGCGGCCAAGGCGGCAGCGGCTTCGTCCTGAACGGAACCAAGACCTTCGTGCTCGACGGCGACACGGCCGACCTGCTGATCGTCGCCGCCCGCACCTCGGGCGCGCCGGGCGACAGCGACGGGATCACCCTATTCCTCGTGCCGGGCGACGCCAAGGGCGTGACCCGCACCCACCTGGCCCTGGTCGACAGCCGCGGCGCGGCCAGGATCACCTTCGAAGGCGTCGAGGTCGGCCCCGACGCGGTGCTGGGCGAGGTCGGCAAGGGCTGGACGATCCTGGAGCCCGTGCTGGACCGCGCCTATGCGGGCCTGGCCGCCGAGATGTTGGGCAGCGCCACCGCCGCCTTCGAGATCACCCTGGACTACATCAAGACCCGCACCCAGTTCGGTCAGGTGATCGGCACGTTCCAGGCCCTGCAGCACCGCGCGGCCAAGCTGTTCACCGATCTGGAAACCACCCGTTCGTGCGTCGAGGCCGCTCTCGAGGCCGCCGACGCCGGCGGAGACACTCGCCTGCTGGCTTCGCTGGCCAAGACCAAGGCGTCCGAGGTTCTGCATCTGGCCTCCAACGAGATGGTCCAGATGCATGGCGGCATCGGCATGACCGACGCCCATGACGCCGGCCTCTACATGAAGCGCGCCCGCGTCGCCGAGGCCCTGTTCGGCTCGGCCTCGTTCCATCGCGACCGCTACGCCAAGCTGTCGGGTTTCTAG
- a CDS encoding 2-hydroxychromene-2-carboxylate isomerase codes for MIEFWYEFGSTYSYPAAMRVERLAEAAGVGVAWRPFLLGPLFHEQQGLSDSPFNAFPVKGDYMWRDLQRVCDMEGLPLVHPSQFPRNGLLAARVAIVGLEDGWTPAFSRAVYQANFVDDHDISKAEVLAPLIASVGAGPDEVLAAAGGDPIKTRLKDHVRQAQERGLFGAPSFVTADGELFWGNDRLEQALDWAVRHRNLEQA; via the coding sequence ATGATCGAGTTTTGGTACGAGTTCGGCAGCACCTACAGCTATCCCGCCGCCATGCGCGTCGAACGCCTGGCGGAAGCGGCCGGCGTTGGTGTCGCCTGGCGGCCGTTCCTGCTGGGGCCGCTGTTCCACGAACAGCAGGGCCTGAGCGACAGCCCGTTCAACGCCTTCCCGGTCAAGGGCGACTACATGTGGCGCGACTTGCAGCGAGTCTGCGACATGGAGGGCCTGCCGCTGGTCCATCCCAGCCAGTTCCCGCGCAACGGCTTGCTGGCGGCGCGCGTCGCGATCGTGGGTCTGGAGGACGGCTGGACCCCGGCCTTCAGCCGCGCGGTCTACCAGGCCAATTTCGTCGACGACCACGACATCTCCAAGGCCGAGGTGCTGGCCCCGCTGATCGCCTCGGTCGGCGCGGGACCCGACGAGGTCCTGGCGGCCGCCGGCGGCGATCCCATCAAGACCCGCCTGAAGGACCATGTCCGCCAGGCCCAGGAGCGCGGCCTGTTCGGCGCCCCCTCCTTCGTCACCGCCGACGGCGAGCTCTTCTGGGGCAACGACCGTCTCGAACAGGCCCTCGACTGGGCCGTCCGTCACAGAAATCTGGAGCAAGCCTGA